A section of the Pseudanabaena mucicola str. Chao 1806 genome encodes:
- a CDS encoding Mo-dependent nitrogenase C-terminal domain-containing protein yields the protein MSSINSPRFGGENPYLGSSQSTFDLLKPLRKKLDSFEIKKSQTAHLIAKIIPAQCPFERTVKIFGHTLIHIPPLCKLNPLYEELVYLRFRALCFLADRCGEDISAYC from the coding sequence ATGTCAAGTATTAATAGCCCTAGATTTGGCGGGGAAAATCCATATCTCGGAAGTTCTCAATCAACCTTCGATCTACTCAAACCCTTACGAAAGAAACTGGATAGCTTTGAAATTAAAAAGTCGCAGACAGCCCATCTCATTGCCAAAATCATTCCTGCACAATGTCCATTTGAACGAACAGTTAAAATCTTTGGACATACTTTAATTCATATTCCCCCTCTCTGTAAACTCAATCCCCTATATGAAGAGTTGGTCTATCTCCGATTCCGAGCGCTTTGCTTTTTAGCTGATCGCTGTGGTGAAGACATTAGCGCTTATTGCTAA
- a CDS encoding DUF6883 domain-containing protein codes for MNYEAISSQSDQYGQLYIVDFPITRNQNTANVRTTWIIRPD; via the coding sequence ATGAACTATGAAGCCATCTCCAGCCAGTCCGATCAATATGGTCAACTCTACATTGTCGATTTCCCCATCACCCGCAACCAAAACACCGCCAACGTCCGTACCACTTGGATCATTCGTCCCGATTAA
- a CDS encoding DUF4058 family protein: MPSPFPGMNPYLENPELWSAVHSRLIVAIADALADTLSQEYRIEIEKRTYWSDEAGDDLLIGIPDVALLSRVDRNSETNQAKAVAEKTAMQPTRILLPIPEEINERYLEIREVKTGKVITVIEILSPKNKRTGEGREAYLRKRRRFLATQTHLIEIDLLRSNSSFLQGQLPLSDYHILISRSHERPNADLYAFSIRDRIPNFPIPLRQGELEPILDLQALVHQIYQRGRYDLAIDYSQLPQPPLSIEDEAWVRSLIEKS, encoded by the coding sequence ATGCCATCTCCTTTTCCGGGAATGAATCCCTACTTAGAAAATCCCGAACTATGGTCAGCCGTTCATAGCCGACTGATTGTAGCGATCGCCGATGCCCTCGCGGATACCCTCTCTCAGGAATATCGCATAGAAATTGAAAAACGCACCTATTGGAGCGATGAGGCAGGAGATGATCTGCTAATTGGTATTCCCGACGTAGCTTTGTTGAGTCGCGTTGATCGCAATAGCGAAACCAATCAAGCGAAAGCTGTAGCTGAAAAAACGGCAATGCAACCAACCCGTATCTTGCTGCCAATACCAGAAGAAATTAACGAAAGATACCTAGAAATTAGGGAAGTTAAAACAGGTAAAGTCATCACCGTGATCGAAATTCTGTCACCTAAAAACAAAAGAACAGGTGAAGGAAGAGAAGCATACTTACGCAAGCGGAGAAGATTTTTAGCAACCCAAACCCATCTGATTGAAATTGACCTCTTGAGAAGCAATTCATCATTTCTGCAAGGACAACTTCCATTATCTGACTATCACATTCTGATCAGTCGTAGCCATGAACGACCTAACGCTGATCTATACGCTTTTTCGATCCGCGATCGCATTCCCAATTTTCCGATTCCATTACGTCAAGGCGAACTAGAACCAATACTTGATTTACAAGCCTTAGTTCATCAAATTTATCAGCGTGGACGCTATGACCTCGCAATTGATTATTCCCAATTACCACAACCACCATTAAGTATAGAAGATGAAGCTTGGGTAAGAAGTTTGATTGAGAAAAGCTAA
- a CDS encoding bifunctional folylpolyglutamate synthase/dihydrofolate synthase produces the protein MSPKLINSSPEAYLDSFDKFGIHLGLERIQQLLDALGNPHQQIPVIHVAGTNGKGSVCAFLLSILQAAGYCIGRYTSPHLIDWRERITINGEWIRDQDLLEALQQVAAAINPEFPPTQFEVITAAMWWYFAAQKVDIAILETGLGGRLDATNVCDRPLVSVITSIGLDHCQQLGNTLGAIASEKVGIIKYKCPVVIAENHAEAIAVLQAKVIECDAPVTWISAAQPTATGAIYQGFEYPLPLLGKHQLINSAVAIATIQSLRNQGWEISDAAMRTGLANTQWSGRLQWIEFNLDGKSHKILIDGAHNVAAAEYLRQFVDEAFPNQRKRWVIGILNTKDQVGILKALLAPDDLLFPVPVPSPATTSPQDLTQIASSLVKVKPHPYANLTVGLAAAFEDQQNDVVILCGSLYLVGEFLRKVAST, from the coding sequence ATGTCTCCAAAGCTAATTAATTCATCTCCCGAAGCATATCTTGACAGTTTTGATAAGTTTGGTATTCATCTCGGTTTAGAACGCATTCAACAACTGCTCGATGCTTTAGGAAATCCCCATCAACAAATTCCCGTGATTCATGTCGCAGGCACAAATGGCAAAGGTTCTGTTTGTGCTTTTTTGCTGTCAATTTTGCAAGCTGCGGGTTATTGCATTGGGCGTTATACTTCACCACATCTAATTGATTGGCGTGAAAGAATTACGATTAACGGTGAATGGATTCGTGATCAGGATTTGCTAGAAGCTCTGCAACAAGTGGCAGCAGCGATTAATCCTGAATTTCCACCCACGCAGTTTGAAGTGATTACAGCGGCGATGTGGTGGTACTTCGCTGCCCAAAAAGTCGATATTGCGATCCTAGAGACAGGATTAGGCGGGAGATTAGATGCCACCAATGTCTGCGATCGCCCTTTAGTTTCTGTCATTACTTCCATTGGGCTTGATCATTGTCAGCAACTGGGAAATACCTTAGGTGCGATCGCTTCCGAAAAAGTAGGAATCATTAAATATAAATGTCCTGTGGTCATTGCCGAGAATCATGCTGAGGCGATCGCGGTTTTGCAAGCAAAGGTAATAGAATGTGATGCACCCGTAACTTGGATAAGTGCGGCTCAGCCTACAGCGACAGGGGCAATCTATCAAGGCTTTGAGTATCCTTTGCCTTTATTGGGAAAGCATCAGTTAATCAACTCCGCAGTGGCGATCGCCACAATTCAATCGTTGCGAAATCAGGGTTGGGAGATTAGTGATGCGGCGATGCGTACAGGCTTGGCAAATACACAATGGTCAGGGCGATTGCAATGGATCGAATTTAATCTCGATGGTAAGTCCCATAAAATCCTAATTGATGGAGCGCATAATGTGGCGGCGGCGGAATATCTACGGCAATTTGTCGATGAGGCTTTTCCCAATCAGCGTAAACGCTGGGTTATCGGTATTCTGAATACGAAGGATCAAGTAGGAATTCTCAAAGCCCTTTTAGCTCCTGACGATTTACTTTTTCCTGTGCCTGTGCCTAGCCCTGCGACTACTTCACCGCAGGATTTAACTCAAATTGCATCTTCTCTGGTTAAGGTTAAACCACACCCTTATGCAAATTTAACTGTAGGACTAGCAGCCGCTTTTGAGGATCAACAAAATGATGTCGTTATTCTCTGTGGTTCTTTATATCTAGTAGGAGAGTTTCTCAGGAAAGTAGCAAGTACTTAG
- a CDS encoding ethyl tert-butyl ether degradation protein EthD, with amino-acid sequence MTVLDRYFELSDRANDDEQAFYELVELFADEAEVQPAGACKVVGKDAIANLYRQFFQNYSGIQRVWTTRRTENGLEAIWAIAGKRDSGELFAMQGRHIAEVDAQGKIYALEVHVSKAN; translated from the coding sequence ATGACTGTTTTAGATCGATATTTTGAGCTTTCTGATCGAGCCAATGATGATGAACAAGCATTTTATGAATTGGTAGAATTGTTTGCCGATGAAGCGGAAGTACAACCTGCGGGGGCGTGTAAGGTCGTTGGCAAAGATGCGATCGCCAATTTATATCGCCAGTTCTTCCAAAATTATTCAGGAATTCAGCGTGTGTGGACGACCAGAAGGACGGAAAATGGATTAGAAGCTATTTGGGCGATCGCAGGTAAGCGTGATAGTGGTGAACTATTCGCGATGCAGGGAAGGCATATTGCCGAAGTCGATGCCCAAGGCAAAATCTACGCCTTAGAAGTTCATGTCTCCAAAGCTAATTAA
- a CDS encoding CGLD27 family protein: MTCPVPKEQQPLNEYIELKEAFFYRWAKLARSQYLRVLVLMWLGFAILFSPVAMSIESPSRHLWQFICVAGIGGAVGLILPVLLLLSGWSHVKHRLDSPKIFYEESGWYDGQTWEKPEADLAKDRLLVTYEIKPVMTRLQKTLLVIIVFLVLSISSLNFFS, translated from the coding sequence ATGACCTGTCCAGTTCCTAAAGAGCAACAACCATTAAATGAATATATCGAACTGAAGGAAGCTTTCTTTTATCGTTGGGCAAAACTAGCGCGATCGCAATACCTACGAGTATTAGTACTGATGTGGCTAGGATTTGCGATTCTTTTTTCGCCAGTAGCCATGAGCATTGAGTCACCTAGTCGCCATTTATGGCAATTTATATGTGTGGCCGGTATTGGCGGTGCAGTGGGACTAATTTTGCCAGTGCTGCTGTTGCTATCAGGCTGGAGCCATGTAAAGCATCGCCTTGATAGTCCTAAGATTTTCTATGAAGAATCGGGTTGGTACGATGGGCAGACATGGGAAAAGCCTGAAGCGGATTTAGCCAAGGATCGTTTACTGGTGACTTATGAAATTAAGCCCGTGATGACGAGATTACAAAAAACCCTTTTAGTCATAATTGTTTTTCTGGTTCTCAGTATCAGTTCTCTCAATTTTTTCAGCTAG
- the tnpC gene encoding IS66 family transposase, protein MKESPPKQRISREEIRGIYQQGEEAVIALVEGLLHKIEQLEERLEVLENQAKKDSQNSSKPPSSDGFGKRTKSLRGKSERQSGGQIGHEGNTLEWREEIDETIVHRVDQCESCGASLVGTEILNWDLRQVHDLPPIVLKVTEHQAEVKCCNHCGLLNRGKFPADVSNVVQYGSGLKGLIVYLMEGQLLPTERVRELISEIFDCKLSEGTIYNAREYCYGQLETVEQYLKEGIQAAEVGHFDETGMRVKGKLMWLHVASTSGLTYYFMHTKRGQIAMDAMDILPNFDGISVHDGLSSYAQYDCKHALCNAHHLRELTFIVERYQQPWAELMLSLLVEIKDQIGVAKTDGLSALPSEKSADFERRYQELIDQGLKANPPPPIDPDIPPRKGRLKQSPAKNLLDRLQKNQSAVLAFMYDFRVPFDNNQAERDLRMMKLKQKVSGTFRSLEGAQMFCRIRGYISTLRKQGVNVLESLKQVFLGNHFFPNLQPE, encoded by the coding sequence ATGAAAGAGAGTCCACCAAAGCAAAGAATCAGTAGAGAAGAGATCCGAGGGATCTATCAACAAGGCGAAGAAGCTGTTATTGCTTTGGTGGAAGGACTATTGCACAAGATAGAGCAACTAGAAGAGCGATTAGAAGTATTAGAAAATCAGGCAAAGAAAGATAGTCAAAACAGTAGCAAACCACCATCAAGTGACGGATTTGGAAAGCGAACAAAAAGCTTGCGAGGAAAAAGTGAACGGCAAAGCGGAGGACAAATTGGGCATGAAGGCAACACCTTAGAGTGGCGAGAAGAAATCGATGAAACCATCGTGCATCGGGTAGACCAGTGCGAAAGTTGCGGAGCCTCGTTAGTAGGCACAGAGATATTAAATTGGGACTTGAGACAAGTGCATGATTTACCACCAATAGTCCTAAAAGTAACAGAACATCAAGCCGAAGTAAAATGCTGTAACCACTGCGGATTATTAAATCGCGGAAAATTTCCAGCCGATGTGAGCAACGTAGTGCAGTATGGATCAGGACTAAAGGGATTAATAGTCTATCTGATGGAGGGACAATTACTGCCAACAGAGAGGGTGCGGGAACTAATCAGCGAAATATTTGACTGCAAACTATCGGAAGGGACAATCTACAACGCAAGAGAATATTGCTATGGGCAATTAGAAACCGTAGAACAGTATCTAAAAGAGGGGATACAAGCTGCCGAAGTAGGACATTTTGACGAAACAGGGATGCGGGTCAAAGGAAAACTGATGTGGTTGCATGTGGCAAGTACATCAGGGTTAACCTACTACTTTATGCATACCAAACGGGGTCAAATAGCTATGGATGCGATGGATATTCTGCCCAACTTTGACGGTATCAGTGTCCATGATGGTTTATCTAGTTATGCCCAATATGATTGTAAACATGCTTTGTGCAATGCACATCATTTACGGGAATTGACGTTTATCGTTGAACGTTACCAACAGCCATGGGCAGAGTTGATGCTCTCGTTATTGGTTGAAATCAAAGACCAGATAGGAGTTGCCAAAACTGATGGACTCAGCGCTTTACCCTCAGAAAAATCAGCAGATTTTGAGCGACGTTATCAGGAACTAATTGACCAAGGACTTAAAGCTAATCCGCCGCCTCCCATAGATCCAGATATCCCACCAAGGAAAGGTCGTCTTAAACAAAGTCCAGCCAAGAACTTACTCGACCGTCTTCAAAAAAATCAATCGGCTGTTTTAGCTTTTATGTATGATTTTCGTGTTCCTTTTGATAACAATCAGGCGGAACGTGATTTACGTATGATGAAACTCAAACAGAAAGTATCTGGCACTTTTCGCTCTCTTGAGGGCGCTCAAATGTTCTGTCGCATTCGTGGCTATATTTCGACTCTCAGAAAGCAAGGTGTTAATGTTCTGGAGTCTCTCAAACAAGTGTTTCTTGGAAACCATTTCTTCCCAAATCTCCAGCCTGAGTAG